A single region of the Vicia villosa cultivar HV-30 ecotype Madison, WI linkage group LG4, Vvil1.0, whole genome shotgun sequence genome encodes:
- the LOC131598302 gene encoding uncharacterized protein LOC131598302: MEDDIHVEYMVSTDLEENADLDGDINQIPTSSSSYNSWPTDTDSSSLPHDPTFLGMYNTIHIDEKWFYMTKKSENYYLLQDEEVPLRTYKSKNFIEKVMFLAAIARPRFDAHGKEVFSGKIGIFPFVTQEPAKRNSINRVAGTLETKPITSVNKHVIRTFLIEKILPVIKEKWPIEEKGSPIFIQQDNARTHIDCHDEEFCRVASQDGFDIRIMCQPANSPDLNILDLGYFNAIQSLQYKESLNSIDELVKVVEKSFETFSTVKSNHIFLTLQSCMIEIMKIRGSQKYKIPHFKKEMLEHQGQLPKQLKCDPTLVQDVLRYLN, translated from the exons ATGGAAGATGATATACATGTAGAATATATGGTCTCAACTGATTTAGAAGAAAATGCTG ATTTAGATGGTGATATCAATCAAATTCCAACTTCTTCATCATCCTATAATTCTTGGCCAACAGACACAG ATAGTTCAAGCTTGCCACATGATCCAACATTTTTAGGTATGTATAACACCATTCATATCGACGAAAAGTGGTTCTATATGACAAAGAAATCAGAGAACTACTACTTACTGCAAGATGAAGAAGTTCCGTTACGTACATATAAAAGCAAGAACTTCATTGAAAAAGTCATGTTCTTAGCTGCTATAGCTCGTCCAAGGTTTGATGCGCATGGAAAAGAAGTTTTTTCTGGAAAGATTGGTATATTTCCCTTTGTCACACAAGAGCCGGCTAAAAGGAATAGTATAAATAGAGTTGCCGGAACTTTAGAAACTAAACCGATTACTTCAGTTAATAAACATGTGATAAGGACATTCCTGATTGAGAAAATCTTACCTGTCATCAAGGAAAAATGGCCAATAGAAGAAAAGGGATCTCCAATATTTATTCAACAAGACAATGCAAGAACACACATTGATTGTCATGATGAAGAATTTTGTCGAGTAGCGTCACAAGATGGATTTGACATTAGAATAATGTGTCAACCAGCAAACTCCCcagatttaaatattttagatCTCGGATATTTCAATGCTATCCAATCCTTACAATATAAAGAGTCGCTGAATTCTATTGATGAACTAGTGAAAGTCgttgaaaaatcttttgaaacatTTTCCACAGTGAaatcaaatcatatttttttaactttgCAGTCATGTATGATCGAAATCATGAAGATTAGAGGCTCCCAAAAATATAAAATCCcacattttaaaaaagaaatgttGGAGCATCAAGGGCAACTACCTAAACAATTGAAGTGTGATCCTACATTAGTGCAAGATGTTCttagatatttaaattaa